A section of the Streptomyces sp. Je 1-369 genome encodes:
- a CDS encoding ABC transporter permease, with protein MSTVTTGPAATATSAVTRTHLPAPTSALQNSLTMLRRNLRHARRYPAMTISLVSMPIAMLLLFNYVFGGTMSAGMGAQGSGDYIDYLVPGILLMAVGSGVLPTTVGVCTDMTEGIVARFRTMPINGSSILTGRAVGAVIQTMITIVFVTGVALLIGFRSGAEPVEWLAAAGLLTLMSTALTWLAVALGQLVKAPEAASSVALPFSFLLPFLSSVFVPLDSMPGWLRHFAEWQPYTAFTETLRGLLTGTEIGKFGPLAVGWGVAIALLGFLWARSLFKRAATR; from the coding sequence ATGAGCACCGTCACCACCGGCCCCGCCGCCACCGCCACTTCCGCGGTCACGCGGACCCACCTCCCCGCCCCCACCTCCGCGCTGCAGAACTCCCTCACCATGCTGCGTCGCAACCTCCGGCACGCCCGCCGCTACCCGGCCATGACGATCAGCCTGGTCAGCATGCCCATCGCCATGCTGCTGCTCTTCAACTACGTCTTCGGCGGCACGATGTCCGCCGGTATGGGCGCCCAGGGATCCGGTGACTACATCGACTACCTCGTCCCCGGCATCCTGCTGATGGCCGTCGGCTCCGGTGTCCTGCCCACCACGGTCGGCGTCTGCACCGACATGACCGAGGGCATCGTCGCCCGGTTCCGGACCATGCCGATCAACGGCTCCTCGATCCTCACCGGCCGGGCCGTCGGCGCCGTCATCCAGACGATGATCACCATCGTCTTCGTCACCGGAGTCGCCCTCCTCATCGGCTTCCGGTCCGGCGCCGAACCCGTCGAGTGGCTCGCCGCTGCCGGTCTGCTCACCCTCATGAGCACTGCCCTCACCTGGCTCGCCGTCGCACTCGGCCAGCTCGTCAAGGCGCCGGAGGCGGCCAGTAGCGTCGCTCTGCCCTTCTCCTTCCTGCTGCCCTTCCTCAGCAGCGTGTTCGTGCCGCTCGACTCGATGCCGGGCTGGCTGCGCCACTTCGCCGAGTGGCAGCCCTACACCGCCTTCACCGAGACCCTGCGTGGGCTGCTGACCGGCACCGAGATCGGCAAGTTCGGTCCGCTCGCGGTGGGCTGGGGCGTTGCCATCGCCCTGCTCGGCTTCCTCTGGGCACGCTCACTGTTCAAGCGCGCCGCCACGCGCTGA
- a CDS encoding TolB family protein: MYCTHRKRIALAVAAGVVAAAVTALPAAFAADAAVAPRTEGISVTADGRAANDRSAGAVISRDGRFAAFDSEATDLVPGDTNGARDIFVRDLRTGRTERVSVAGRQVSGPSLSADGRYVAFVSSPAGSWSDRDVRLYDRRTGRTERLDVELPDGYPGDSAGSVSLSANARYAVFDTDGPRFDGTAVFLRDREAGTTENVSHPYAGGDGERDAHSPTVSDNGRYVVYANSFVNGPRGDDWSDLWLRDRRTGELSQVDRSHDGSRTEKESLDASISGDGRTVVFESRDTHLVPEDNDASWNVFVHDVASGRNQRVHGTQGGPGEVYTRSPAISADGRFLTYLSELTEAGSEYGKEWPTYLRDLKKGTTTLVSPDTGGGAATANVLPGGIARDGARVTFESSDATLLPGDTNDGNDIFVRHLR; this comes from the coding sequence ATGTACTGCACCCATCGCAAGCGCATCGCCCTGGCGGTCGCCGCGGGCGTCGTCGCGGCCGCGGTCACCGCCCTGCCGGCCGCCTTCGCCGCCGACGCGGCCGTGGCGCCCCGCACCGAGGGCATCAGCGTCACCGCCGACGGGCGCGCCGCGAACGACCGGTCCGCGGGGGCCGTGATCAGCCGAGACGGCAGGTTCGCGGCCTTCGACTCCGAGGCCACCGACCTCGTGCCGGGCGACACGAACGGGGCGCGCGACATCTTCGTACGCGATCTGCGCACCGGAAGGACGGAGCGCGTATCCGTCGCCGGGCGTCAGGTCAGCGGCCCGTCCCTGAGCGCCGACGGCCGCTACGTCGCGTTCGTCTCCAGCCCCGCGGGCTCCTGGTCCGACCGCGATGTGCGCCTCTACGACCGCAGGACAGGGAGGACCGAACGCCTCGACGTCGAGCTGCCCGACGGCTACCCGGGCGACAGCGCGGGCAGCGTCTCCCTCAGCGCGAACGCGCGCTACGCCGTCTTCGACACGGACGGGCCGCGCTTCGACGGCACGGCCGTCTTTCTGCGCGACCGCGAGGCCGGCACCACCGAGAATGTCAGCCACCCGTACGCGGGCGGCGACGGCGAGCGCGACGCCCACTCACCGACCGTCAGCGACAACGGCCGGTACGTCGTCTACGCCAACTCGTTCGTCAACGGCCCGCGCGGCGACGACTGGAGCGACCTGTGGCTGCGCGACCGCAGGACCGGCGAGCTGTCCCAGGTCGACCGCTCGCACGACGGCTCCAGGACCGAGAAGGAGTCCCTGGACGCGTCCATCAGCGGCGACGGCCGCACCGTCGTCTTCGAGTCGAGGGACACCCACCTCGTGCCCGAGGACAACGACGCCTCCTGGAACGTGTTCGTGCACGACGTGGCCTCCGGCCGCAACCAGCGCGTCCACGGCACGCAGGGCGGACCCGGCGAGGTGTACACCCGCTCGCCCGCGATCAGCGCCGACGGCCGCTTTCTCACCTACCTGTCGGAGCTCACCGAGGCGGGCAGCGAGTACGGCAAGGAGTGGCCGACGTATCTCCGGGACCTGAAGAAGGGCACCACCACGCTCGTCTCCCCGGACACCGGCGGCGGCGCCGCGACGGCGAACGTCCTTCCCGGCGGCATCGCGCGCGACGGCGCCCGCGTCACCTTCGAGTCGTCGGACGCGACCCTCCTTCCGGGTGACACGAACGACGGGAACGACATCTTCGTACGCCACCTGCGCTGA
- a CDS encoding alpha/beta fold hydrolase — MSQVQEQYVEVAPGVRLWTERRGAPDAPALLLVMGAQASALGWPEPLVEALAAHHHVIRYDHRDTGRSDRPFDENPYAVTDLARDAVAVLDGLGVERAHIVGLSLGGMLCQLVLADHPERVLSATLLGTCALSETPYVRPDGVRVPVAELPGIAPEILEMWSRPVEDHGPEAELDRRVEHWRLLSGDQLPFDAAYFRELERGVIDHAGGYLESSAHARADSSGMVRTAELAANRVPVLVVSATAEPVFPVPHPQHLAQVVAGARLAEIPGMGHALPPAVHGLLEKAIVEHTGGAVPETGAR; from the coding sequence ATGAGCCAGGTCCAGGAGCAGTACGTCGAGGTCGCGCCGGGAGTCAGGCTGTGGACCGAGCGGCGCGGCGCACCCGACGCCCCCGCGCTGCTGCTCGTCATGGGAGCCCAGGCCTCCGCACTCGGCTGGCCCGAACCGCTGGTCGAGGCCCTGGCCGCACACCACCACGTCATCCGCTACGACCACCGCGACACGGGCCGCTCGGACCGCCCGTTCGACGAAAACCCCTATGCCGTCACGGACTTGGCGCGGGACGCGGTCGCGGTCCTGGACGGTCTCGGCGTCGAGCGGGCGCACATCGTCGGACTGTCACTGGGCGGCATGCTCTGCCAGCTGGTACTCGCCGACCACCCCGAGCGGGTGCTGAGCGCGACCCTGCTGGGAACGTGCGCGCTGAGCGAGACGCCGTACGTACGGCCGGACGGCGTGCGCGTCCCGGTCGCGGAGCTGCCGGGCATCGCGCCCGAGATCCTGGAGATGTGGTCGCGTCCCGTGGAGGACCACGGCCCGGAGGCCGAGCTCGACCGCCGGGTGGAACACTGGCGCCTGCTGAGCGGCGACCAACTGCCCTTCGACGCCGCGTACTTCAGGGAACTGGAACGGGGCGTCATCGATCACGCGGGCGGCTATCTGGAGTCCTCGGCGCACGCTCGCGCCGACAGCTCCGGCATGGTCCGCACGGCCGAACTCGCCGCGAACCGGGTGCCGGTGCTGGTCGTCTCCGCGACGGCGGAACCGGTCTTCCCCGTCCCGCATCCGCAGCACCTCGCCCAGGTCGTCGCCGGGGCGCGTTTGGCGGAGATCCCGGGCATGGGGCATGCGCTGCCGCCGGCGGTGCACGGGTTGCTGGAGAAGGCGATCGTCGAGCACACGGGCGGGGCCGTACCGGAGACGGGCGCCCGATGA
- the cimA gene encoding citramalate synthase — translation MTETSTPDDSFHVFDTTLRDGAQREGINLTVADKLTIARHLDDFGVGFIEGGWPGANPRDTEFFARAKEEITFRHAQLVAFGATRRAGAKAADDPQVNALLASGAPVITLVAKAHDRHVELALRTTLDENVEMVRDTVSYLVSQGRRVFVDCEHFFDGYRANPEYAKAVVRAAADAGADVVILCDTNGGMLPAQVQAVVSTVVADTGARLGIHAQDDTGCAVANTLAAVDAGATHVQCTANGYGERVGNANLFPVVAALELKYGKQVLPEGSLREMTRVSHAIAEVVNLTPSTHQPYVGVSAFAHKAGLHASAIKVDPDLYQHIDPDLVGNRIRMLVSDMAGRASIELKGKELGVDLGDDRELIGRVVDRVKERELQGYTYEAADASFELLLREEAEGRARRYFRVESWRAIVEDRPDGTHANEATVKLWAKGERIVATAEGNGPVNALDRALRVGLERIYPQLAKLELVDYKVRILEGKHGTSSTTRVLISTTDGVGEWSTVGVAENVIAASWGALEDAYTYGLLRAGVEPVE, via the coding sequence ATGACGGAAACCAGCACACCCGACGATTCCTTCCACGTCTTCGACACGACGCTGCGCGACGGCGCGCAGCGCGAAGGCATCAACCTCACCGTCGCGGACAAGCTGACCATCGCGCGGCACCTGGACGACTTCGGCGTCGGCTTCATCGAGGGCGGCTGGCCCGGCGCCAACCCGCGCGACACCGAGTTCTTCGCACGGGCCAAGGAAGAGATCACCTTCCGGCACGCGCAGCTCGTCGCCTTCGGCGCCACCCGCCGCGCGGGCGCCAAGGCCGCCGATGACCCGCAGGTCAACGCCCTCCTCGCGTCCGGCGCGCCCGTCATCACCCTCGTCGCCAAGGCCCACGACCGGCACGTCGAGCTCGCCCTGCGCACCACCCTCGACGAGAACGTGGAGATGGTCCGCGACACCGTCTCCTACCTCGTCTCGCAGGGCCGCAGGGTCTTCGTCGACTGCGAGCACTTCTTCGACGGCTACCGCGCCAACCCCGAGTACGCCAAGGCCGTCGTGCGCGCCGCGGCCGATGCGGGCGCCGACGTCGTCATCCTGTGCGACACCAACGGCGGCATGCTGCCAGCCCAGGTCCAGGCCGTCGTCTCCACCGTCGTCGCGGACACCGGCGCCCGCCTCGGCATCCACGCCCAGGACGACACCGGCTGCGCCGTCGCCAACACCCTCGCCGCCGTCGACGCGGGCGCCACCCACGTCCAGTGCACCGCCAACGGCTACGGCGAGCGCGTCGGCAACGCCAACCTCTTCCCCGTCGTCGCCGCGCTGGAGCTCAAGTACGGCAAGCAGGTCCTGCCCGAGGGCTCGCTGCGCGAGATGACCCGCGTCTCGCACGCCATCGCCGAGGTCGTGAACCTGACCCCGTCGACGCACCAGCCCTACGTCGGCGTCTCCGCGTTCGCGCACAAGGCCGGACTGCACGCCTCCGCCATCAAGGTCGACCCGGACCTCTACCAGCACATCGACCCCGACCTCGTCGGCAACCGCATCCGCATGCTGGTCTCCGACATGGCGGGCCGCGCCTCCATCGAGCTCAAGGGCAAGGAGCTCGGCGTCGACCTCGGCGACGACCGCGAGCTGATCGGCCGCGTCGTGGACCGGGTCAAGGAGCGCGAACTCCAGGGCTACACGTACGAGGCCGCGGACGCCTCCTTCGAGCTGCTGCTCCGCGAGGAGGCCGAGGGCCGCGCCCGCCGCTACTTCCGCGTCGAGTCCTGGCGGGCCATCGTCGAGGACCGCCCCGACGGCACGCACGCCAACGAGGCCACCGTGAAGCTGTGGGCCAAGGGCGAGCGCATCGTCGCCACCGCGGAGGGCAACGGCCCGGTCAACGCCCTCGACCGGGCGCTGCGGGTCGGCCTGGAGCGGATCTACCCGCAGCTCGCCAAGCTGGAGCTCGTCGACTACAAGGTCCGCATCCTGGAGGGCAAGCACGGCACGTCCTCCACCACGCGCGTCCTGATCTCGACGACCGACGGCGTCGGCGAGTGGTCGACCGTCGGCGTCGCGGAGAACGTCATCGCCGCGTCGTGGGGCGCGCTGGAGGACGCCTACACCTACGGACTGCTGCGGGCCGGGGTCGAGCCGGTCGAGTAG
- a CDS encoding ATP-binding cassette domain-containing protein: MPTLSHQAHHSRDPHHAHTHNSRPSAITATNLRKAYGQQTVLDGIDLDIPQGTIFSLLGPNGAGKTTAVQILSTLISADAGEARVAGHDLAREPDAVRAAIGVTGQFSAVDNLLTGEENLTLMADLYGFGRRQGRHLAAELVERFELVEAARKPAATYSGGMRRRLDIAMTLVGSPRVIFLDEPTTGLDPRSRHGMWEIVRQLVADGVTIFLTTQYLEEADQLADRIAVLSGGKLVAQGTPGELKRLVPGGHVQLRFADPTGLDDAARLLGLGSRGEDGLTLHIPSDGSLKSVKAVLDRVDATGIEVEGLTIDTPDLDDVFFAVTGRPDHEKAMTR, translated from the coding sequence ATGCCAACGCTCAGCCACCAGGCTCACCACTCCCGCGACCCCCACCACGCCCACACCCACAACTCCCGCCCCTCCGCCATTACAGCCACCAACCTGCGCAAGGCCTACGGCCAGCAAACCGTGTTGGACGGGATCGATCTCGACATCCCCCAAGGCACGATCTTCTCCCTGCTCGGCCCCAACGGCGCGGGCAAGACGACCGCCGTGCAGATCCTCTCCACGCTCATCTCCGCCGACGCCGGCGAAGCCCGCGTCGCGGGGCACGACCTGGCCCGCGAACCCGACGCCGTGCGCGCCGCGATCGGAGTCACCGGACAGTTCTCCGCCGTCGACAACCTCCTCACCGGCGAGGAGAACCTCACGCTCATGGCGGACCTGTACGGCTTCGGGCGGCGGCAGGGCCGGCACCTGGCCGCCGAACTCGTCGAGCGGTTCGAACTCGTCGAGGCCGCACGGAAGCCCGCCGCGACGTACTCCGGCGGCATGCGGCGACGGCTCGACATCGCGATGACCCTCGTCGGCAGCCCGCGTGTGATCTTCCTGGACGAGCCGACCACCGGTCTCGACCCGCGCAGCCGGCACGGCATGTGGGAGATCGTCCGGCAGCTCGTCGCCGACGGCGTGACCATCTTCCTGACCACGCAGTACCTGGAAGAGGCCGACCAACTCGCGGACCGCATCGCCGTGTTGAGCGGCGGCAAGCTCGTCGCCCAGGGCACCCCCGGCGAGCTGAAGCGCCTCGTCCCCGGCGGCCACGTACAGCTCCGCTTCGCCGACCCCACCGGTCTGGACGACGCCGCCCGGCTGCTCGGCCTCGGCAGCCGGGGCGAGGACGGCCTGACCCTGCACATCCCCAGCGACGGCAGCCTGAAGTCCGTGAAGGCGGTGCTCGACCGCGTCGACGCCACCGGCATCGAGGTCGAGGGGCTCACGATCGACACCCCGGACCTGGACGACGTCTTCTTCGCCGTGACCGGCCGCCCCGACCACGAGAAAGCGATGACCCGATGA
- a CDS encoding polysaccharide lyase 8 family protein yields MTPTRRTFLAATAFTAAAATAAIPAAAASVPAAPADEFTALRARWLEISLGIGYDPATEPYASRLKETGDLARTFRTAMAPAAKSLWPDAPFDPPAGITLSHSRLWTMTQAYVCEGTGLTGDAGLLADVLRGLDHVAATVYNASTTRYGNWWEWQIGSPRLLMDIVAALYDELGATRREKAFAAVDHFVPDSALADYTGTSTGANRVDLCRSVALRGILGGNPAKVALARDALSPVFPYVTRGDGLYADGSFVQHTWVAYSGTYGQVMLDGLGRLFALLAGSTWAVTDPKRQIILDSVERAYAPLIFDGLMMDSVNGRAVSRGYLKGDDRKVMRSDHFHGQGLIAAMAMLAGGASAAERERWHARIKGWIERDTVTPLLTARQLGVADLARLHAVADSGVRAAPEPVGHRLFPAMDRAVHRRPGFAVNLSMASDRIAYYECGNGENPRGWHTGAGMVYWWGAGAHGDQYTDWFWPTVDPYRLPGTTVSAKRLPDRAGGEWGAARPAVKWVGGATDGEFAAVGQHLKGLGSTLDARKSWFCAADAVICLGAGISAADGTPVETVVDNRNLGESGTAAFTVDDRPDPHWAHLDGHGGWLFPGGASQLRTVREDRAGAWSDINTGSSTERRTRRWQTLWLDHGTDPTDATYAYVLMPGASRRTLRARAADRRWLSVLANSAKVQAVAVDALGLTAANFWQAGEAGRLAVTAPAGVLIRQRGRGATVHVSEPPRTGESLEFTWNRPVSRVVTKDPSVEVLGTGRSLRLRITPGKACASHRCEVTLS; encoded by the coding sequence ATGACCCCCACCCGCCGCACCTTCCTCGCCGCAACCGCTTTCACAGCGGCTGCGGCAACCGCAGCGATCCCGGCAGCCGCCGCCTCCGTCCCGGCCGCCCCCGCCGACGAGTTCACCGCCCTCCGCGCCCGCTGGCTGGAGATCTCTCTCGGCATCGGCTACGACCCCGCCACCGAGCCGTACGCCTCCCGCCTGAAAGAGACCGGCGACCTCGCCCGCACCTTCCGTACCGCCATGGCCCCGGCCGCCAAGTCCCTCTGGCCCGACGCCCCCTTCGATCCGCCCGCCGGCATCACCCTCAGCCACAGCAGGCTCTGGACGATGACCCAGGCGTACGTCTGTGAAGGCACCGGACTCACCGGCGACGCCGGGCTCCTCGCCGACGTCCTGCGCGGCCTCGACCACGTCGCCGCCACCGTCTACAACGCCTCCACCACCCGCTACGGCAACTGGTGGGAGTGGCAGATAGGCAGCCCCCGGCTGCTCATGGACATCGTGGCCGCGCTGTACGACGAACTCGGCGCCACCCGCAGGGAGAAGGCCTTCGCCGCCGTCGACCACTTCGTCCCCGACTCCGCGCTCGCCGACTACACCGGCACCTCCACCGGCGCCAACCGCGTCGACCTGTGCCGCTCCGTCGCCCTGCGCGGCATCCTCGGCGGGAACCCGGCCAAGGTCGCCCTCGCCCGCGACGCGCTCTCACCGGTCTTCCCCTACGTCACCAGGGGCGACGGGCTCTACGCGGACGGATCGTTCGTGCAGCACACGTGGGTCGCCTACTCGGGCACGTACGGGCAGGTCATGCTCGACGGTCTCGGGCGGCTCTTCGCGCTGCTCGCCGGGTCGACCTGGGCCGTCACCGACCCCAAGAGGCAGATCATCCTCGACAGCGTCGAGCGGGCGTACGCGCCGCTGATTTTCGACGGACTGATGATGGACAGCGTCAACGGGCGTGCCGTCAGCAGGGGTTATCTGAAGGGTGACGACCGGAAGGTCATGCGGAGCGACCACTTCCATGGGCAGGGCCTGATCGCCGCCATGGCGATGCTCGCGGGCGGCGCGAGTGCCGCCGAGCGGGAGCGGTGGCACGCGCGGATCAAGGGGTGGATCGAGCGGGACACCGTCACCCCGCTGCTCACCGCCCGGCAGCTGGGCGTCGCCGACCTCGCGCGGCTGCACGCCGTGGCGGACTCCGGCGTGCGGGCGGCGCCCGAGCCGGTCGGGCACCGGCTGTTTCCCGCCATGGACCGTGCCGTGCACCGGCGCCCGGGATTCGCGGTGAACCTCTCGATGGCCTCGGACCGTATCGCGTACTACGAGTGCGGCAACGGCGAGAACCCGCGCGGCTGGCACACCGGCGCGGGAATGGTCTATTGGTGGGGCGCCGGGGCCCACGGCGACCAGTACACCGACTGGTTCTGGCCGACCGTCGACCCGTACCGGCTGCCCGGCACGACCGTGTCCGCCAAGCGCCTCCCCGACAGGGCCGGCGGCGAGTGGGGTGCCGCCAGGCCCGCGGTGAAGTGGGTGGGCGGCGCGACCGACGGCGAGTTCGCCGCCGTCGGCCAGCACCTCAAAGGGCTCGGCTCCACGCTCGACGCCCGCAAGTCGTGGTTCTGCGCCGCGGACGCCGTGATCTGTCTCGGCGCCGGGATCAGTGCCGCCGACGGCACCCCCGTCGAGACGGTCGTCGACAACCGCAACCTGGGCGAGTCCGGCACCGCCGCCTTCACCGTCGACGACCGCCCGGACCCGCACTGGGCCCACCTCGACGGCCACGGCGGATGGCTCTTCCCCGGCGGTGCGTCCCAGCTCAGAACGGTCCGCGAGGACCGCGCCGGAGCCTGGTCCGACATCAACACGGGCAGCTCCACCGAGCGGCGGACCAGGCGCTGGCAGACGCTGTGGCTGGACCACGGAACCGACCCCACGGACGCTACGTACGCGTATGTCCTGATGCCCGGCGCCTCCCGACGCACCCTGCGGGCCCGCGCCGCCGACCGCCGCTGGTTGTCGGTCCTCGCCAACTCGGCGAAGGTGCAGGCCGTGGCCGTGGACGCGCTCGGTCTGACCGCCGCCAACTTCTGGCAGGCGGGCGAGGCGGGGCGGCTCGCCGTGACCGCGCCGGCCGGCGTGCTGATACGGCAGCGGGGGAGAGGCGCTACGGTGCACGTGAGTGAACCGCCGCGCACCGGAGAATCCCTCGAATTCACCTGGAACCGACCCGTGTCCCGGGTGGTGACCAAGGACCCCTCGGTCGAGGTCCTCGGCACGGGCCGCTCGCTGCGGCTGCGGATCACGCCGGGCAAGGCCTGCGCGAGCCACCGGTGTGAGGTGACTCTCAGCTGA
- a CDS encoding YceI family protein encodes MGLFGRKNDTDTVTAPAAAAPAAVSPDLAALTGEYTIDPSHTTIGFVARHAMVTNVKGSFLDFTGALHLDGSEPSRSTASLDIKMESIDTGNADRDGHLKSADFFKTDEFPEMTFRSTKTEALGGDDYRVTGDLTILGTTKPVTIDLEFNGSAKDPFGNERVGFEGKAEILRSEWGLTWNAALETGGMLVSDKIKLSFDISAIKAGS; translated from the coding sequence ATGGGTCTCTTCGGCCGCAAGAACGACACCGACACCGTCACCGCCCCCGCTGCCGCCGCCCCCGCCGCGGTCAGCCCCGACCTCGCCGCGCTGACCGGCGAGTACACGATCGACCCGTCGCACACGACGATCGGCTTCGTCGCCCGCCACGCCATGGTCACGAACGTCAAGGGCTCCTTCCTCGACTTCACGGGCGCCCTGCACCTGGACGGCTCGGAACCGTCCCGTTCGACGGCCTCCCTCGACATCAAGATGGAGAGCATCGACACGGGCAACGCCGACCGCGACGGTCACCTGAAGAGCGCGGACTTCTTCAAGACCGACGAGTTCCCCGAGATGACCTTCCGGTCCACCAAGACGGAGGCGCTGGGCGGCGACGACTACCGCGTCACCGGTGACCTGACGATCCTGGGCACCACGAAGCCGGTCACGATCGACCTGGAGTTCAACGGTTCGGCCAAGGACCCGTTCGGCAACGAGCGCGTCGGCTTCGAGGGCAAGGCGGAGATCCTGCGCTCGGAGTGGGGTCTCACCTGGAACGCCGCGCTGGAGACCGGCGGCATGCTCGTCTCCGACAAGATCAAGCTGAGCTTCGACATCTCGGCGATCAAGGCTGGTTCCTGA
- a CDS encoding DUF4097 family beta strand repeat-containing protein → MPSFDSPKPISATVTLRVGTLRITAGDRKNTVVDVRPSSATQEADVKAAERTRVEFANGKLLVKGPKDRPMFGKGPSVDVDIVLPTGSGVHATTVMAHVSAQGGLGDCEVKVSAGDIQLERTASAKLTTGYGDVSLGRADGQVDISTSSGEIRVGEVRGTVDIKNSNGITVLGDVDGDIKVKASNGSVTVDRAAADISVKTANGAVRLGEVARGETVVEAAAGKVEIGIREGTAAWLDVRTKVGTVSQALEESGPSVPEEPADTVKVHVRTGIGDIKIHRA, encoded by the coding sequence ATGCCTTCTTTCGACAGCCCGAAGCCCATCAGCGCCACCGTCACCCTCCGGGTCGGGACGCTCCGGATCACCGCCGGGGACCGCAAGAACACGGTCGTCGACGTACGGCCCAGCAGCGCGACGCAGGAAGCGGACGTCAAGGCGGCCGAGCGCACCCGCGTCGAGTTCGCCAACGGCAAGCTGCTGGTCAAGGGGCCCAAGGACCGCCCCATGTTCGGCAAGGGCCCGTCGGTCGACGTGGACATCGTGCTGCCGACGGGGTCCGGGGTGCACGCCACGACCGTCATGGCGCACGTCTCCGCCCAGGGCGGGCTCGGCGACTGCGAGGTCAAGGTCTCGGCGGGCGACATCCAGCTCGAACGGACCGCGTCCGCGAAGCTGACCACGGGGTACGGCGACGTCTCCCTGGGCCGCGCGGACGGGCAAGTCGACATCTCCACGTCCTCCGGCGAGATCCGCGTGGGTGAGGTCAGGGGGACGGTCGACATCAAGAACTCCAACGGCATCACCGTGTTGGGCGACGTCGACGGCGACATCAAGGTGAAGGCGTCCAACGGCTCCGTCACCGTCGACCGCGCGGCCGCCGACATCAGCGTCAAGACGGCCAACGGGGCGGTGCGGCTGGGCGAGGTGGCCCGCGGCGAGACCGTCGTCGAGGCGGCGGCGGGCAAGGTCGAGATCGGCATCCGCGAGGGTACGGCGGCGTGGCTCGACGTACGGACCAAGGTGGGAACGGTCAGCCAGGCGCTGGAGGAGTCGGGACCGTCGGTGCCCGAGGAGCCGGCCGACACGGTAAAGGTGCACGTCCGCACGGGAATCGGCGACATCAAGATCCACCGAGCGTGA